The Sphaeramia orbicularis chromosome 16, fSphaOr1.1, whole genome shotgun sequence genome window below encodes:
- the thrap3a gene encoding thyroid hormone receptor-associated protein 3 isoform X1 yields MSRSTKSASRSRSRSRSRSRSRSTSRSRSRSRSRSRKHRYSSRSRSRSRSRSRSYSPSHNRDKKYPRGYQNNREYRGYHRGFRRPYNFRGRGRGYFPRGRYQRGGGGGYNNNNNHNNFRPNWKNYKQNPQKQQQQQQNNSRGRQRNVQNRSGSPPQSHSHHLDRSLSPQSRHSQHSSSSSHSSSPKRRTALLLANQISKDVQEGHSASKEVKKGEERDMEAVELGRVLAADPKEGARGGKAEGSWPGLTDCSSPKRDSPLGASAVSVGHNSRNTPPNQASPVTKNTNDVSNGPPSWQVVCSASSTKKPTKEGLNPMLSSFDFFSNEDYLDGDKTAISIAFRKFLEEQNKKATPAWQNGKSTEADDLDVEPGKVNGKTPTVISDSVSRKYKEDIDGEVSLKSFLKASPFLSDDGEEEVEIIRTHSKALQKDCHNGDEPLKPKNKVTHSAQELLEECFGKWQSAAYSQVANSDLDTMAEEIYLSRKQEKAAAIAAALAKRDLAHKFEDLSPERGCKTRKMSKSPPIPSPILPRRNSDREMFMVRGEDSPLISSRKQEAKFNVRMDFHGDSLLSTSDLLAEERQLSQDLVQSSKKDQAFRSIFQHVQSSQSQRSPSEMFAQHIVTIVHHIKAQHFPSSGMTLNERFTMYQRRAAEKEMMKPRKSPEIHRRIDVSPSAFKKHAQVFEAMKSGEDGTYKDGGEKTKGDPGDLRVDIERRKKYSTHDRDYNHDQGRILANSPDSSRERSEEKFSKCCKKSNKSMKKRSRSSSSSSSSSSRSQKEDMGHDKSDSKDEGFNRARLGQRESPGLGDRGRPRGGFQVRIRGRSWNRGNYQGNNSHFNPANMAMHPKNEDWDPEYTPKSKKYYLHDDRDGEVECKWMDNRGRGRGGFLRGRARFFIRKTNPGLGSKSSKWVHDKFQVNGEQSGGQEEETEQDHKEGGQIDGDNT; encoded by the exons ATGTCCAGATCCACAAAATCAGCCTCTAGGTCTCGGAGCCGCTCAAGGTCCCGATCAAGATCCCGCTCCACCTCTCGCTCCAGAAGTCGATCCAGATCTCGATCTAGGAAGCATCGTTACAG CTCTAGGTCTCGGTCGCGCTCAAGGTCACGGTCAAGGTCTTATTCTCCTTCTCATAACCGGGACAAGAAATATCCTCGTGGATACCAAAACAATCGTGAGTATCGAGGCTACCACCGTGGCTTCAGGAGACCATACAACTTCAGGGGTCGGGGGCGTGGCTACTTCCCACGTGGACGCTACCAGCGAGGTGGAGGTGGTggatacaacaacaacaacaaccacaacaactttCGTCCCAACTGGAAGAATTACAAGCAGAACCCTCAaaaacagcaacagcagcaacaaaacaATTCTCGAGGACGACAGCGAAATGTCCAAAATCGTTCAGGAAGCCCTCCTCAAAGTCACTCTCATCACTTGGACCGGTCTTTATCACCCCAGTCAAGGCATTCCCAgcattcttcatcttcttcacacTCCTCTTCTCCTAAACGCAGAACAGCCTTGTTGCTGGCTAATCAGATCTCCAAAGATGTGCAAGAGGGCCATTCTGCATCCAAGGAGGTCAAAAAGGGAGAAGAGCGAGACATGGAGGCAGTGGAGCTTGGTAGGGTGTTGGCCGCAGACCCCAAAGAGGGTGCACGTGGTGGGAAGGCTGAGGGGAGCTGGCCTGGCCTGACAGACTGCAGCAGTCCAAAGAGAGACAGCCCCCTGGGCGCCTCTGCTGTTAGTGTTGGGCACAACAGCCGTAATACTCCCCCTAACCAGGCTAGTCCAGTTACTAAAAACACAAATGATGTGAGCAACGGCCCCCCCTCTTGGCAGGTGGTGTGTAGTGCAtcatcaacaaaaaaacccacaaaggaAGGTCTAAACCCTATGCTCTCAAGCTTTGACTTCTTCTCCAATGAGGATTACCTGGATGGAGATAAAACAGCAATCTCCATTGCCTTCAGGAA GTTTTTGGAGGAGCAAAATAAAAAAGCTACACCTGCCTGGCAAAATGGCAAGAGCACAGAAGCAGATGATTTGGATGTGGAGCCAGGGAAAGTAAATGGCAAAACACCTACTGTTATCTCTGACTCAGTGTCAAGAAAATATAAAGAGGACATTGATGGAGAAGTGTCTCTGAAAAGCTTTTTGAAagcttctccttttctttctgaTGATGGGGAGGAAGAGGTGGAGATTATCAGAACCCATTCGAAGGCACTTCAGAAAGACTGCCACAATGGGGACGAGCCCTTAAAGCCAAAGAATAAGGTCACTCACTCAGCCCAAGAACTGTTAGAAGAGTGCTTTGGCAAATGGCAGAGTGCAGCCTATTCTCAAGTTGCTAACAGTGACCTTGACACCATGGCAGAGGAGATCTATCTCAGTAGAAAACAAGAAAAGGCAGCTGCCATTGCTGCTGCTTTGGCCAAGAGGGACTTAGCACACAAATTTGAAGACCTCTCCCCTGAGAGAGGCTGTAAAACCAGGAAGATGTCAAAATCTCCACCTATCCCATCTCCCATACTGCCAAGGAGGAACTCTGACAGAGAGATGTTTATGGTCAGAGGAGAGGACTCACCTCTCATATCCTCAAGAAAACAGGAGGCAAAGTTTAATGTCAGGATGGATTTCCATGGAGATAGTCTTTTAAG CACTTCTGATCTTTTAGCTGAAGAGCGGCAGTTGTCTCAGGATCTTGTGCAGTCATCCAAAAAAGATCAGGCGTTTCGCTCTATCTTTCAACATGTTCAGTCTTCTCAGTCACAGAGGAGTCCCTCTGAGATGTTTGCCCAACACATTGTCACCATTGTTCACCACATTAAAG CTCAGCACTTTCCATCCTCTGGAATGACTCTAAACGAGCGATTCACCATGTACCAAAGACGAGCTGCAGAGAAGGAAATGATGAAGCCAAGAAAAAGCCCAGAGATACACAG GAGAATTGATGTTTCACCAAGTGCTTTTAAGAAACACGCTCAAGTTTTTGAGGCGATGAAAAGCGGAGAGGATGGCACTTACAAG GACGGCGGGGAAAAAACGAAGGGGGACCCAGGAGACCTTCGTGTGGATATTGAACGCCGTAAGAAATATTCCACCCATGACAGAGATTATAATCATGATCAGGGAAGAATTTTGGCCAATTCCCCGGATTCAAGTAGAGAGCGATCTGAGGAAAAGTTTTCCAAATGCTGCAAGAAATCAAA TAAAAGCATGAAGAAGCGCTCTCGCTCCAgttcttcctcatcttcatcatcctccagGTCCCAGAAAGAAGATATGGGTCATGATAAGTCTGATTCAAAAGATGAAGGCTTTAACAGGGCCCGACTGGGTCAAAGGGAGTCTCCAGGACTAGGTGACAGAGGACGGCCTCGTGGAGGATTC CAAGTCCGAATTCGTGGAAGGAGCTGGAACAGAGGCAATTACCAGGGAAATAATTCACATTTTAATCCAGCAAACATGGCAATGCACCCAAAAAATGAAGACTGGGACCCAGAGTACACTCCCAAGAGCAAAAAATACTACTTG CATGATGACAGAGATGGGGAAGTAGAGTGTAAATGGATGGACAACCGAGGGCGAGGGCGTGGAGGTTTCTTACGTGGAAGGGCGCGATTCTTCATCCGTAAAACCAACCCCGGTCTCGGCAGCAAAAGCTCCAAGTGGGTTCACGATAAGTTCCAGGTCAACGGGGAGCAAagtggaggacaggaggaggagacggaACAGGACCACAAAGAAGGAGGACAGATCGACGGAGACAATACTTGA
- the thrap3a gene encoding thyroid hormone receptor-associated protein 3 isoform X2, translating to MTKQTGSRSRSRSRSRSRSYSPSHNRDKKYPRGYQNNREYRGYHRGFRRPYNFRGRGRGYFPRGRYQRGGGGGYNNNNNHNNFRPNWKNYKQNPQKQQQQQQNNSRGRQRNVQNRSGSPPQSHSHHLDRSLSPQSRHSQHSSSSSHSSSPKRRTALLLANQISKDVQEGHSASKEVKKGEERDMEAVELGRVLAADPKEGARGGKAEGSWPGLTDCSSPKRDSPLGASAVSVGHNSRNTPPNQASPVTKNTNDVSNGPPSWQVVCSASSTKKPTKEGLNPMLSSFDFFSNEDYLDGDKTAISIAFRKFLEEQNKKATPAWQNGKSTEADDLDVEPGKVNGKTPTVISDSVSRKYKEDIDGEVSLKSFLKASPFLSDDGEEEVEIIRTHSKALQKDCHNGDEPLKPKNKVTHSAQELLEECFGKWQSAAYSQVANSDLDTMAEEIYLSRKQEKAAAIAAALAKRDLAHKFEDLSPERGCKTRKMSKSPPIPSPILPRRNSDREMFMVRGEDSPLISSRKQEAKFNVRMDFHGDSLLSTSDLLAEERQLSQDLVQSSKKDQAFRSIFQHVQSSQSQRSPSEMFAQHIVTIVHHIKAQHFPSSGMTLNERFTMYQRRAAEKEMMKPRKSPEIHRRIDVSPSAFKKHAQVFEAMKSGEDGTYKDGGEKTKGDPGDLRVDIERRKKYSTHDRDYNHDQGRILANSPDSSRERSEEKFSKCCKKSNKSMKKRSRSSSSSSSSSSRSQKEDMGHDKSDSKDEGFNRARLGQRESPGLGDRGRPRGGFQVRIRGRSWNRGNYQGNNSHFNPANMAMHPKNEDWDPEYTPKSKKYYLHDDRDGEVECKWMDNRGRGRGGFLRGRARFFIRKTNPGLGSKSSKWVHDKFQVNGEQSGGQEEETEQDHKEGGQIDGDNT from the exons ATGACAAAACAAACTGG CTCTAGGTCTCGGTCGCGCTCAAGGTCACGGTCAAGGTCTTATTCTCCTTCTCATAACCGGGACAAGAAATATCCTCGTGGATACCAAAACAATCGTGAGTATCGAGGCTACCACCGTGGCTTCAGGAGACCATACAACTTCAGGGGTCGGGGGCGTGGCTACTTCCCACGTGGACGCTACCAGCGAGGTGGAGGTGGTggatacaacaacaacaacaaccacaacaactttCGTCCCAACTGGAAGAATTACAAGCAGAACCCTCAaaaacagcaacagcagcaacaaaacaATTCTCGAGGACGACAGCGAAATGTCCAAAATCGTTCAGGAAGCCCTCCTCAAAGTCACTCTCATCACTTGGACCGGTCTTTATCACCCCAGTCAAGGCATTCCCAgcattcttcatcttcttcacacTCCTCTTCTCCTAAACGCAGAACAGCCTTGTTGCTGGCTAATCAGATCTCCAAAGATGTGCAAGAGGGCCATTCTGCATCCAAGGAGGTCAAAAAGGGAGAAGAGCGAGACATGGAGGCAGTGGAGCTTGGTAGGGTGTTGGCCGCAGACCCCAAAGAGGGTGCACGTGGTGGGAAGGCTGAGGGGAGCTGGCCTGGCCTGACAGACTGCAGCAGTCCAAAGAGAGACAGCCCCCTGGGCGCCTCTGCTGTTAGTGTTGGGCACAACAGCCGTAATACTCCCCCTAACCAGGCTAGTCCAGTTACTAAAAACACAAATGATGTGAGCAACGGCCCCCCCTCTTGGCAGGTGGTGTGTAGTGCAtcatcaacaaaaaaacccacaaaggaAGGTCTAAACCCTATGCTCTCAAGCTTTGACTTCTTCTCCAATGAGGATTACCTGGATGGAGATAAAACAGCAATCTCCATTGCCTTCAGGAA GTTTTTGGAGGAGCAAAATAAAAAAGCTACACCTGCCTGGCAAAATGGCAAGAGCACAGAAGCAGATGATTTGGATGTGGAGCCAGGGAAAGTAAATGGCAAAACACCTACTGTTATCTCTGACTCAGTGTCAAGAAAATATAAAGAGGACATTGATGGAGAAGTGTCTCTGAAAAGCTTTTTGAAagcttctccttttctttctgaTGATGGGGAGGAAGAGGTGGAGATTATCAGAACCCATTCGAAGGCACTTCAGAAAGACTGCCACAATGGGGACGAGCCCTTAAAGCCAAAGAATAAGGTCACTCACTCAGCCCAAGAACTGTTAGAAGAGTGCTTTGGCAAATGGCAGAGTGCAGCCTATTCTCAAGTTGCTAACAGTGACCTTGACACCATGGCAGAGGAGATCTATCTCAGTAGAAAACAAGAAAAGGCAGCTGCCATTGCTGCTGCTTTGGCCAAGAGGGACTTAGCACACAAATTTGAAGACCTCTCCCCTGAGAGAGGCTGTAAAACCAGGAAGATGTCAAAATCTCCACCTATCCCATCTCCCATACTGCCAAGGAGGAACTCTGACAGAGAGATGTTTATGGTCAGAGGAGAGGACTCACCTCTCATATCCTCAAGAAAACAGGAGGCAAAGTTTAATGTCAGGATGGATTTCCATGGAGATAGTCTTTTAAG CACTTCTGATCTTTTAGCTGAAGAGCGGCAGTTGTCTCAGGATCTTGTGCAGTCATCCAAAAAAGATCAGGCGTTTCGCTCTATCTTTCAACATGTTCAGTCTTCTCAGTCACAGAGGAGTCCCTCTGAGATGTTTGCCCAACACATTGTCACCATTGTTCACCACATTAAAG CTCAGCACTTTCCATCCTCTGGAATGACTCTAAACGAGCGATTCACCATGTACCAAAGACGAGCTGCAGAGAAGGAAATGATGAAGCCAAGAAAAAGCCCAGAGATACACAG GAGAATTGATGTTTCACCAAGTGCTTTTAAGAAACACGCTCAAGTTTTTGAGGCGATGAAAAGCGGAGAGGATGGCACTTACAAG GACGGCGGGGAAAAAACGAAGGGGGACCCAGGAGACCTTCGTGTGGATATTGAACGCCGTAAGAAATATTCCACCCATGACAGAGATTATAATCATGATCAGGGAAGAATTTTGGCCAATTCCCCGGATTCAAGTAGAGAGCGATCTGAGGAAAAGTTTTCCAAATGCTGCAAGAAATCAAA TAAAAGCATGAAGAAGCGCTCTCGCTCCAgttcttcctcatcttcatcatcctccagGTCCCAGAAAGAAGATATGGGTCATGATAAGTCTGATTCAAAAGATGAAGGCTTTAACAGGGCCCGACTGGGTCAAAGGGAGTCTCCAGGACTAGGTGACAGAGGACGGCCTCGTGGAGGATTC CAAGTCCGAATTCGTGGAAGGAGCTGGAACAGAGGCAATTACCAGGGAAATAATTCACATTTTAATCCAGCAAACATGGCAATGCACCCAAAAAATGAAGACTGGGACCCAGAGTACACTCCCAAGAGCAAAAAATACTACTTG CATGATGACAGAGATGGGGAAGTAGAGTGTAAATGGATGGACAACCGAGGGCGAGGGCGTGGAGGTTTCTTACGTGGAAGGGCGCGATTCTTCATCCGTAAAACCAACCCCGGTCTCGGCAGCAAAAGCTCCAAGTGGGTTCACGATAAGTTCCAGGTCAACGGGGAGCAAagtggaggacaggaggaggagacggaACAGGACCACAAAGAAGGAGGACAGATCGACGGAGACAATACTTGA